From the genome of Scytonema hofmannii PCC 7110, one region includes:
- a CDS encoding glycosyltransferase family 4 protein, which yields MMRDVIQQQPLATKNQAEPAIALLHCMDLIDDFLDHIDISFDTYCHEFVGSWMFGYIKALKRVGVRTVLFCISARFTEVSRFTHVPSGATICVLPASKSYLTYRAVRRKALSFYGGGEGQAFKDIQDSNVTRRSLLTKFKNLAQSTGTYLSTPLALLAREIRREGCQAILCQEYEYARFDACVLLGQLMRLPVFATFQGGDKTHSFLEYPLRQLAFRGCTGVIISAQREIERVRDRYKAPSSKIARIFDPMDTMSWYAMDRLEARAALGIPLNARVVVCHGRIDFYRKGLDILTAAWQLICCDRPNQDLRLLLVGTGPDSDKLRECIAKMQLRGVMWRDEFVNSRDVLRLYLSAADVYTLSSRQEGFPIAPLEAMACSLPVVAADAPGVPDILEGGEASGGFVVPREDVKALTKTLGSILDDEAWGRELGKRARRRIEEYFAPEVIGKQLREFLIRE from the coding sequence CGTATTGTCATGAGTTTGTCGGTAGCTGGATGTTCGGCTACATAAAAGCTTTGAAAAGAGTAGGTGTCAGGACGGTATTGTTCTGTATTTCCGCTCGTTTTACTGAGGTTTCACGTTTTACCCACGTGCCTAGTGGTGCTACGATTTGTGTATTACCTGCTTCTAAAAGCTATCTTACTTATCGTGCGGTTCGACGGAAAGCACTCAGCTTTTATGGTGGGGGTGAGGGACAGGCGTTTAAAGACATCCAAGACTCGAATGTCACTCGTCGTTCCTTGCTGACAAAGTTTAAGAATCTCGCCCAGAGTACGGGAACATACCTGTCTACTCCGTTGGCTTTGCTGGCGCGGGAGATCCGACGTGAGGGCTGTCAGGCTATTTTATGTCAGGAGTATGAGTACGCCCGCTTTGATGCTTGCGTACTTTTAGGACAGTTGATGCGTTTGCCAGTGTTTGCTACTTTTCAAGGAGGTGACAAGACTCATAGCTTTTTAGAGTATCCTTTGCGACAACTCGCGTTTCGAGGATGTACGGGAGTAATTATATCTGCACAGAGAGAAATCGAGCGGGTTCGCGATCGCTATAAAGCCCCATCATCTAAGATAGCCAGAATTTTCGATCCAATGGATACCATGTCATGGTATGCTATGGACCGATTGGAAGCACGGGCTGCACTTGGCATTCCACTTAATGCACGTGTGGTGGTATGTCACGGAAGGATAGATTTTTATCGCAAGGGCTTAGATATTCTGACAGCAGCTTGGCAGCTGATTTGTTGCGATCGTCCAAATCAAGACCTGCGACTGCTACTTGTAGGCACAGGACCAGACTCAGACAAACTCCGCGAGTGTATTGCAAAGATGCAGTTGCGGGGTGTCATGTGGCGCGACGAATTTGTAAATTCTCGCGACGTGCTTCGACTTTACCTATCGGCGGCTGACGTTTATACCCTTTCATCCCGACAGGAGGGCTTTCCCATAGCACCGCTTGAAGCTATGGCTTGTAGTTTACCCGTTGTTGCTGCGGATGCGCCTGGAGTACCGGACATCCTTGAGGGAGGCGAGGCTTCCGGTGGATTTGTTGTTCCACGAGAGGATGTCAAAGCCCTGACGAAAACACTCGGTTCGATTTTAGATGATGAAGCTTGGGGGCGCGAGTTAGGCAAACGTGCGCGTCGTCGAATAGAAGAATACTTTGCGCCGGAAGTTATTGGCAAGCAATTGCGTGAGTTTTTAATTAGGGAGTAG
- a CDS encoding glycosyltransferase family 2 protein — protein sequence MPKVTVVIPAYNAMAFLPETIDSVLKQTFTDFEVLIVNDGSTDNVVEWASQVADPRVKLITQENQRVSAARNTGISNAQGEYIAFLDADDLWEPTKLEKQVRCLDENPEVGLVYTWTLLVDKNNNPIGRIYASDVEGKAWGKILENDMISSGSSPMVRRSCFDTVGLFDRTLAYAPDLDMWVRIAFQYPIAVVKEPLLRYRQLPNSFSRNRQKMVQDLRQVIEKTFQSVPLDLLYLRNRCYASIFLGLAWLSIDDGDYKKAAHFREQAILHYSQVRFSEKYLRLSLAIAMIRLFGSQGYDGVRSLSRSLRLRILQ from the coding sequence ATGCCAAAAGTTACTGTTGTTATCCCTGCCTACAATGCTATGGCTTTTTTGCCAGAAACTATAGATAGTGTTTTGAAACAAACATTTACTGACTTTGAAGTCTTGATTGTTAATGATGGGAGTACAGATAACGTTGTTGAATGGGCTTCTCAAGTCGCAGATCCGCGAGTGAAACTTATTACCCAAGAGAACCAACGCGTATCTGCAGCACGAAATACGGGTATTAGCAACGCTCAAGGGGAATATATCGCATTTCTGGACGCTGATGATTTGTGGGAACCCACTAAGTTAGAAAAGCAAGTCCGTTGCTTGGATGAAAATCCAGAAGTAGGGTTGGTATATACTTGGACGCTTTTAGTTGATAAGAATAACAATCCTATAGGAAGAATCTATGCTTCCGATGTTGAAGGAAAGGCATGGGGTAAGATTCTTGAAAATGACATGATTTCTAGTGGAAGTTCGCCAATGGTGCGTCGTTCTTGCTTTGATACTGTCGGATTGTTCGATCGCACTTTAGCATATGCACCCGATTTAGATATGTGGGTTCGCATTGCTTTTCAATATCCTATTGCAGTCGTTAAAGAACCTCTACTCCGCTATCGACAACTTCCTAACAGTTTTTCTAGAAACCGTCAAAAAATGGTTCAGGATCTGCGCCAAGTGATTGAAAAAACATTTCAATCTGTCCCTTTGGATTTGCTGTACTTGAGAAATCGGTGTTACGCGAGCATTTTCCTGGGTTTAGCGTGGCTATCTATAGATGACGGAGACTACAAAAAAGCGGCTCACTTCCGAGAGCAAGCTATATTACACTATTCACAAGTACGGTTTTCTGAAAAATATCTGCGATTGAGTTTAGCGATCGCAATGATCCGTTTATTTGGTTCACAAGGTTATGATGGAGTGCGAAGCTTGAGCCGTTCCCTGCGCCTGCGTATTTTACAGTGA
- a CDS encoding ABC transporter permease produces the protein MNTDKLANREELIIEAGRTESQYWKDLWRYRELFYFLAWRDILVRYKQTAIGMAWALIRPFLTMVVFTIVFGTLAKLPSEGNAPYPILVYSAMLPWQFFSSGLSECSNSLINNANLLSKVYFPRLIVPTSAVIVSFVDFMISGILLLALMAWYNFVPDWRILTLPLFILIAFAASMGAGLWLAALTVEYRDFRYIVTFLVQFGLYISPVGFSSKLVSEEWRLVYSLNPMVGVIDGFRWAILGGESQIYLPGFALSLLIVALLLLSGIWYFRRMERSFADVI, from the coding sequence ATGAACACAGATAAGTTAGCAAACAGAGAAGAACTCATTATTGAGGCAGGTCGGACTGAGAGCCAGTACTGGAAAGACTTATGGAGATACAGAGAGTTATTCTACTTTCTGGCATGGCGTGATATTTTGGTGCGCTATAAGCAAACTGCGATTGGGATGGCATGGGCATTGATTCGCCCCTTTTTAACAATGGTAGTATTTACAATTGTGTTTGGAACTTTAGCGAAGCTACCTAGTGAAGGTAATGCACCTTACCCAATTCTCGTTTATTCCGCTATGTTGCCTTGGCAGTTTTTCTCTAGCGGGCTGAGCGAATGCAGCAATAGCTTAATTAACAACGCCAACTTGCTTTCTAAAGTCTATTTTCCACGTCTCATTGTGCCAACAAGCGCTGTCATTGTCAGCTTTGTGGATTTCATGATATCTGGCATACTTTTGCTAGCGCTGATGGCATGGTACAACTTTGTACCCGATTGGCGGATATTGACACTACCGCTATTTATTCTCATTGCCTTTGCAGCATCGATGGGTGCGGGATTGTGGCTAGCAGCTTTGACTGTGGAGTACCGAGATTTCCGCTATATCGTGACGTTTCTAGTGCAGTTTGGTCTGTACATTTCGCCTGTGGGTTTTAGCAGCAAGCTTGTTTCCGAAGAGTGGCGGTTGGTGTACTCACTTAACCCAATGGTAGGGGTGATCGACGGTTTTCGTTGGGCAATTTTGGGCGGTGAGTCTCAGATATATTTACCAGGCTTTGCACTTTCTCTGCTGATTGTGGCTCTACTTCTGTTAAGTGGTATTTGGTACTTCCGCAGGATGGAACGCTCTTTTGCTGATGTAATTTAG
- a CDS encoding glycosyltransferase family 4 protein, with translation MKVLCDISWLGTGFYHPPCRTGIFRVIENLAYGLKNSQECDLIFCTQGASIRLCEVLGYLESNPELAEVPLSYDSKDVKFRRSFYTVYRELNQKLDKTPDSRKLAPEILMLKVLRKILTYVARSAEFFYRSMTPDSLAEADIYHSPYEPIPDEIRKAATQLEKFLTVHDLIPIIHPEFFEFSKDTVEKAISSLDLESWVFCVSQSTKDDLCNYSSIIDPARVFVTHLAASKLFYPCFDSQKNQVICSKYNIPNAPYILSLSTLEPRKNIDHTIRCFLQLIQQEKILDLNLVLVGAKGWKYDKIFAEISSHPILKDRVIPTGYVADEDLAAVYSGAIAFVYPSFYEGFGLPPLEAMQCGVPVITSNTSSLPEVVGDAGILLDPKDSDGLCQSLFELYNQPGLRQSMSHKSLEQAKKFNWEKCTQQTLAAYKTALSS, from the coding sequence ATGAAAGTTTTATGTGACATTTCATGGCTTGGAACTGGATTCTATCATCCTCCTTGTCGCACGGGAATTTTTAGAGTTATTGAGAATTTGGCTTATGGTCTGAAAAATTCCCAAGAGTGCGATTTAATTTTCTGCACGCAAGGTGCTTCTATAAGATTATGCGAGGTTCTCGGTTACTTAGAATCCAATCCAGAACTAGCGGAAGTCCCTCTAAGTTATGACAGCAAAGACGTAAAATTTAGGCGAAGTTTCTACACAGTCTATCGCGAACTCAACCAAAAACTTGACAAGACTCCAGATTCACGAAAATTAGCACCTGAGATATTAATGCTTAAGGTCTTAAGAAAGATTTTGACTTACGTAGCACGAAGTGCCGAATTCTTTTATAGATCGATGACACCCGATAGTCTTGCTGAAGCAGACATATACCATTCACCTTATGAGCCAATTCCTGATGAAATCAGAAAAGCTGCAACTCAATTGGAAAAGTTTCTTACAGTACACGATCTGATTCCGATTATACATCCAGAATTTTTTGAGTTTAGCAAGGATACAGTCGAAAAAGCTATATCGAGTTTAGACCTGGAATCTTGGGTTTTCTGTGTTTCTCAATCAACTAAAGATGACTTATGCAATTACTCAAGCATTATCGACCCGGCTAGAGTTTTTGTCACCCATCTAGCCGCATCAAAACTTTTCTATCCCTGCTTCGATTCTCAAAAAAATCAAGTGATTTGCAGTAAATATAATATACCAAATGCACCTTATATTCTTAGTTTAAGTACCTTAGAACCGCGCAAAAATATTGACCATACAATTCGATGCTTTCTTCAACTCATTCAGCAAGAAAAAATTCTCGATTTAAATCTCGTGTTGGTCGGTGCAAAAGGTTGGAAATATGACAAAATTTTTGCGGAAATTTCCAGTCATCCTATCTTAAAAGACCGCGTTATTCCCACAGGATACGTTGCTGATGAAGACTTGGCGGCTGTGTACAGTGGTGCGATCGCTTTTGTTTATCCTTCCTTCTATGAAGGTTTTGGTCTACCACCGCTAGAAGCTATGCAGTGTGGTGTTCCTGTCATCACCTCAAACACCTCCTCTCTACCTGAAGTGGTTGGTGATGCGGGAATCCTGCTTGACCCCAAAGACTCTGATGGACTTTGTCAGAGTTTATTTGAACTTTATAATCAGCCCGGATTGCGTCAGTCTATGTCACATAAATCTCTAGAGCAGGCGAAAAAATTTAATTGGGAAAAATGTACCCAACAGACGCTCGCTGCTTACAAAACCGCCTTGTCATCCTAA
- a CDS encoding glycosyltransferase family 4 protein: MASVKNVFPKYIQRPIKVQIVSREIPVENTIGNATYILNFLCYLRQAGCEIEYIIPNSSPNGKAPWCVISPTLFKLANLSVKDNWKIGRLLLRFNSLSDWFIESLRLIYDRLPETLKNMYRSAREQRQLTPLYAVASDVWNAPIMGEESDFIRSQFIRFKPDVVIANYAFLANVLDSPVLDKNVVKVILTHDVRHQRGAQFKKLGLASSEPYWNQERETLELSKAQVLLAIQQEDANLFKEMVPQCEVICMPISVKCHSHAIAQVPGRCLFVGSRVDHNYYGLQWFLENVWSKVIELNPRSSLYICGTVCDLIPESFPNVRLLGRVDDLKPEYGAAEVCLVPLLAGSGLKIKLVEAMSYSRACVSTSVGVQGLRDIVGTTTLVADTAEDFAMAVHTLLTHPDKRRWMEEQAYRYVSEKFSPEATYQPFVDYIHQHLQQVSNQPPIVHFNVVRS, translated from the coding sequence ATGGCTAGTGTAAAAAATGTGTTCCCAAAATATATTCAACGACCTATCAAAGTTCAGATTGTTAGCAGAGAAATTCCTGTAGAGAATACAATAGGCAATGCCACTTATATTCTAAATTTTCTGTGCTACTTACGGCAGGCGGGTTGCGAAATTGAATACATAATACCCAACTCATCACCCAATGGTAAAGCTCCTTGGTGCGTGATTTCACCAACCTTATTCAAACTTGCTAATCTATCGGTTAAGGATAACTGGAAGATAGGTCGTCTTCTGCTGAGATTTAACTCATTATCAGATTGGTTCATTGAGTCATTACGACTCATTTACGATAGATTGCCAGAAACTCTAAAAAATATGTATCGTTCTGCTAGAGAGCAACGACAGTTAACGCCCCTGTATGCAGTCGCCTCTGATGTGTGGAATGCTCCAATTATGGGAGAGGAAAGCGATTTTATCAGGTCACAATTTATTCGATTTAAACCAGATGTCGTCATCGCTAATTATGCCTTTTTAGCAAATGTTTTAGATTCTCCTGTTTTAGATAAGAACGTAGTAAAAGTCATACTGACTCACGATGTACGCCACCAAAGAGGTGCTCAATTCAAAAAACTAGGGCTTGCTTCTTCTGAACCTTACTGGAATCAGGAACGGGAAACTCTAGAGTTAAGTAAAGCACAAGTACTGTTAGCCATTCAGCAAGAAGATGCTAATCTTTTTAAAGAAATGGTACCGCAGTGTGAGGTGATTTGTATGCCGATATCTGTGAAATGTCACTCTCATGCGATCGCGCAAGTCCCTGGTCGTTGCTTATTCGTTGGTAGTAGAGTAGATCACAATTACTATGGTCTACAGTGGTTTCTGGAAAATGTGTGGTCAAAGGTCATAGAGTTAAATCCACGTAGCAGCCTTTATATATGTGGAACTGTGTGCGATTTAATTCCAGAAAGTTTTCCTAATGTTCGTCTTTTAGGTAGGGTAGACGATTTAAAACCTGAATACGGTGCTGCTGAAGTTTGTCTTGTTCCTTTGCTGGCTGGTAGCGGTTTGAAAATTAAACTTGTGGAAGCAATGTCCTATAGTCGCGCTTGTGTTTCAACCAGCGTCGGAGTTCAAGGATTGCGTGACATAGTAGGTACAACAACACTCGTAGCAGACACTGCTGAGGATTTTGCAATGGCGGTGCATACGCTTTTAACTCATCCAGATAAACGCCGATGGATGGAGGAACAAGCTTATAGATATGTGAGCGAAAAGTTTTCTCCGGAAGCCACCTACCAACCTTTTGTAGACTACATTCACCAGCACTTACAGCAAGTCTCAAACCAACCTCCGATAGTTCACTTTAATGTAGTTAGGAGTTAA
- a CDS encoding ABC transporter ATP-binding protein, with amino-acid sequence MSKTVIQVENLAKKYVITHQEQAGNYKTFREAMTNAAKFVASSLKLNGKKESNISREEFWALKDVSFKIHQGDRIGIIGRNGAGKSTLLKVLSRITEPTRGSIRIKGRVASLLEVGTGFHPELTGRENIFLNGAILGMSKLEIQRKFDEIVAFAEIEKFLDTPVKRYSSGMYVRLAFAVAAHLEPEILIVDEVLAVGDAQFQKKCLGKMEDVGKEGRTVLFVSHNMAAIRALCSRALLMRNGQVLLDSEIEAAVSHYLAEDDASDARIVWNKKDAPQSPELRFLEAYILNDRGDYASIIDCRKGYSIAVKYEVLKPINGLRIGFFMQNSEGIPICGSNDPVAWQKLERSPGEYTSQCFFPGYVLNAGKYLICFGSDMPPYNKSLVTTPYCLGLTIEDVEGHGSTNERLPGIVRPKLEWNIKQIAYK; translated from the coding sequence ATGTCAAAAACTGTCATTCAGGTTGAAAATTTAGCTAAAAAATACGTTATTACCCATCAGGAACAAGCTGGAAATTACAAGACATTTCGTGAAGCAATGACTAATGCAGCGAAATTCGTTGCTAGTTCGCTAAAGCTTAATGGGAAAAAGGAATCAAATATAAGTAGGGAAGAGTTCTGGGCACTGAAGGATGTCTCATTTAAGATTCACCAAGGTGATAGAATTGGCATTATAGGTCGGAATGGAGCAGGGAAGTCAACGCTCCTAAAAGTTCTGAGTAGAATAACAGAACCAACAAGAGGCTCTATTCGGATTAAGGGGCGAGTAGCCAGTTTATTGGAAGTGGGAACAGGATTTCACCCAGAGTTGACAGGACGGGAAAATATTTTTCTGAATGGTGCAATTCTGGGGATGAGCAAGCTAGAGATTCAACGCAAGTTTGATGAAATTGTAGCCTTTGCAGAAATTGAGAAGTTTTTAGATACACCTGTTAAGCGCTACTCTTCAGGTATGTATGTACGATTAGCTTTTGCAGTAGCTGCTCATTTGGAGCCAGAAATTTTGATTGTAGATGAAGTGTTAGCGGTGGGAGATGCCCAATTTCAGAAAAAGTGTTTGGGTAAGATGGAGGATGTAGGTAAGGAGGGAAGAACAGTTTTATTTGTGAGTCACAATATGGCAGCTATTAGAGCACTTTGTAGTCGGGCGCTACTCATGCGAAACGGTCAAGTCTTATTGGATTCAGAAATTGAAGCTGCTGTTAGTCATTATTTGGCTGAAGATGATGCTTCAGATGCTCGTATAGTTTGGAATAAAAAAGACGCTCCTCAATCTCCAGAACTTCGTTTTCTTGAAGCTTATATTTTAAACGACCGGGGCGATTATGCCTCGATCATTGATTGTCGTAAAGGATATTCAATAGCGGTGAAATATGAGGTACTAAAGCCTATAAATGGTTTAAGAATTGGCTTCTTCATGCAAAATTCCGAGGGAATTCCCATCTGCGGTTCTAACGATCCAGTCGCTTGGCAAAAGTTAGAAAGAAGCCCAGGTGAGTATACAAGTCAATGTTTTTTCCCTGGATATGTATTAAATGCAGGTAAATATTTAATCTGTTTTGGCTCGGATATGCCACCATATAATAAATCTCTAGTTACAACTCCATACTGTTTGGGTTTAACCATTGAAGATGTTGAGGGACATGGTTCAACGAATGAGAGACTTCCAGGAATTGTTCGGCCAAAATTAGAATGGAATATCAAGCAAATTGCCTATAAATAA
- a CDS encoding glycosyltransferase family 4 protein codes for MLRAIRKVLTYVTRSAASLYKPISLRSLAEADIYHSPFEPIPDEIRKAATQLEKFLTVHDLIPIIHPEFFDLQDKDTVEKAISSLDPESWVFCVSQSTKDDLCNYSSIIDPARVFVTHLAASKLFYPCFDSQEIELICSKYNIPNSPYILSLSTLEPRKNIDHTIRCFLQLIQQEKILDLNLVLVGAKGWKYDKIFAEISSDPILKDRVITTGYVADEDLAAVYSGAIAFVYPSFYEGFGLPPLEAMQCGVPVITSNTSSLPEVVGDAGIMLDPKDSDGLCQSLFELYHQPGLRQSMSHKSLEQAKKFSWEKCTQQTLAAYKTALSS; via the coding sequence ATGCTTAGGGCGATCAGAAAGGTTTTAACTTATGTAACGAGAAGTGCAGCATCCCTGTATAAACCAATTTCATTGCGTAGCCTTGCTGAAGCCGACATATACCATTCACCTTTTGAGCCAATTCCTGATGAAATCAGAAAAGCTGCAACTCAATTGGAAAAGTTTCTCACAGTACACGATCTGATTCCGATTATACATCCAGAATTTTTTGACTTACAGGACAAGGATACAGTCGAAAAAGCGATATCGAGTTTAGACCCGGAATCTTGGGTTTTCTGTGTTTCTCAATCAACTAAAGATGACTTATGCAATTACTCAAGCATTATCGACCCGGCTAGAGTTTTTGTCACCCATTTAGCTGCATCAAAACTTTTCTATCCCTGCTTCGATTCTCAAGAAATTGAATTGATTTGCAGTAAATATAATATACCAAATTCACCCTATATTCTCAGTTTAAGTACCTTAGAACCGCGCAAAAATATTGACCATACAATTCGATGTTTTCTTCAACTCATTCAGCAAGAAAAAATTCTAGATTTAAATCTCGTATTGGTCGGAGCAAAAGGTTGGAAATATGACAAAATTTTTGCAGAAATCTCCAGCGATCCTATCTTAAAAGACCGCGTTATTACGACAGGATACGTTGCTGATGAAGACTTGGCGGCTGTGTACAGTGGTGCGATCGCTTTTGTTTATCCCTCTTTCTATGAAGGTTTTGGTCTACCACCGCTAGAAGCTATGCAGTGTGGTGTTCCTGTCATCACCTCAAATACCTCCTCTCTACCTGAAGTGGTTGGTGATGCGGGAATCATGCTTGACCCCAAAGACTCTGATGGACTTTGTCAAAGTTTATTTGAACTTTATCACCAGCCCGGATTGCGTCAGTCTATGTCACATAAATCTCTAGAGCAGGCGAAAAAGTTTAGTTGGGAAAAATGTACCCAACAGACGCTCGCTGCTTACAAAACCGCCTTGTCATCCTAA
- a CDS encoding class I SAM-dependent methyltransferase produces the protein MFSTNYVRRKDYGTASPQDEFIVSLLRHHIEEILPTYAKSSSLNPRALDVGCGSQPFRKNLEILGYTYTSIDAEQNPENSVDVVCRIDQPLPSEAIANGTFDFILCTEVMEHVVDWNMAFSNFSQLLTPEGRLFITCPYFYPLHEEPYDFWRATPYTLQHFGNKFGLKILYQVNAGDGWDVLGTLLGSIYSEPKSHSLGDRILSKVISLCQKVVLKLLLARFLQRFAHLKGKLYLANIVVFEK, from the coding sequence ATGTTTTCTACTAATTATGTACGCAGAAAAGACTACGGAACAGCATCACCTCAAGATGAATTTATAGTTTCATTATTACGACACCACATTGAAGAAATTTTGCCTACCTACGCCAAATCTAGTTCATTGAATCCCCGTGCTTTAGATGTAGGATGTGGAAGTCAACCCTTTCGGAAAAATTTGGAAATTCTTGGATACACATATACCAGTATTGATGCTGAGCAAAATCCGGAAAACTCCGTAGATGTGGTTTGCAGAATAGACCAACCGTTACCATCTGAAGCGATCGCTAATGGCACTTTCGATTTTATTCTTTGTACCGAAGTCATGGAACACGTAGTAGATTGGAACATGGCTTTTAGCAATTTTTCTCAACTTCTAACTCCCGAAGGTCGGCTATTCATTACCTGTCCCTACTTCTATCCATTGCATGAAGAACCTTATGATTTCTGGCGTGCAACTCCTTACACATTACAGCACTTTGGTAATAAATTTGGACTGAAAATTTTGTACCAGGTAAATGCTGGAGATGGTTGGGATGTGCTTGGGACATTACTTGGAAGTATTTATTCCGAACCGAAAAGTCATAGTTTGGGCGATCGCATTTTAAGCAAAGTTATTTCTCTCTGCCAAAAAGTTGTCCTGAAACTCCTTCTTGCTCGTTTTCTTCAACGATTTGCACATTTAAAGGGAAAACTGTATTTAGCAAATATTGTAGTTTTTGAAAAATGA
- a CDS encoding glycosyltransferase family 2 protein — MFVKPKVSIITPAYNTSKYVEKAIESALAQVEQNIEVIVVDDASTDNTVEVVNSFSDPRIKLLVNESNQGPSYSRNRALKEAKGEWVALLDSDDWYAPKRLERLLQVAEKENADLIADDLYLILEGQDTPWSITFFEKNGIKLDKPKQIDLIDFVERYLSITKPLIRLNFLVEHNLEFNESLKYEEDFVLFFSCLLNGCRFIILPEPYYFYQIRIYSLMKEYVDFYEQACKTNLSLLHQDFTQKNPQLKRTLRKRLKNMKQMRAFYRVRQSFKEGGFLTALIEAILNPNFLPVLWEKLPGILRYRLLNRFNANVSN; from the coding sequence ATGTTTGTCAAACCTAAAGTATCTATCATTACTCCTGCTTACAACACTAGCAAGTATGTTGAAAAAGCAATAGAATCAGCCTTAGCTCAAGTCGAGCAGAATATTGAGGTCATTGTAGTAGATGATGCTTCCACTGACAATACAGTAGAAGTTGTTAATAGCTTTTCCGACCCTCGGATTAAACTTTTAGTCAATGAATCAAATCAAGGACCGAGTTACTCAAGGAATCGTGCATTAAAAGAGGCAAAAGGTGAATGGGTTGCCTTACTTGATTCAGATGATTGGTATGCACCAAAAAGATTAGAAAGACTTTTGCAGGTGGCTGAGAAGGAAAATGCCGATCTCATTGCAGATGATTTGTATTTAATTCTTGAAGGGCAAGATACTCCTTGGAGTATAACATTTTTTGAAAAAAATGGCATAAAATTAGACAAGCCCAAACAAATCGATTTGATTGACTTTGTTGAGCGATACCTTAGTATTACAAAGCCCCTCATCAGGCTTAACTTTCTAGTTGAGCACAATCTCGAATTTAATGAATCTTTGAAATACGAAGAAGATTTTGTCCTCTTTTTTTCATGTTTATTAAATGGCTGCCGTTTTATTATCTTGCCAGAACCATATTATTTCTATCAAATACGTATTTATTCCTTAATGAAGGAGTACGTTGATTTCTACGAGCAAGCCTGCAAAACGAATTTGTCTCTTTTACACCAAGATTTTACCCAAAAAAATCCACAACTAAAGCGTACTTTACGGAAACGGCTGAAAAATATGAAACAAATGAGAGCTTTTTACCGAGTTAGACAGTCATTTAAAGAAGGAGGATTTTTAACTGCATTGATTGAGGCTATACTTAATCCTAATTTCTTACCTGTGCTATGGGAAAAGTTACCAGGAATTCTCAGGTATCGCCTTTTAAATCGCTTTAATGCCAATGTATCTAACTAG